The window AAACATGTAACAATTCCAGCTGAAAAAAGGGCTTTAGGAAATGTCTTTTGAGGTTGTTCAACTTCACCAGCTAAAGTACTAGCATTATCCCAAAAATTCAAGTTCCAAAAAAGGGTATTAAAGAACAAGTTCCAATCTTTTTTAACACCCTTTTGGCCTAAACTTAACCATCTACTAGGATCAATCTTGGGAATTGAAAATAAGGTAATTAACCAAAATGGACAAAGGGAAAGTACACCTAGTACAACAGCAGTGTAACCAACTATAGACAAACCTAAATAATTCAAGAATGACAAGAACATAGTGATCAAGAAAATAGCAATATACCTAGGAAAACCAgaagaaagaataggaaaaacCAACTTAATATAATCTAAGCAAAGAACTGGATAAGAAGCTAAGTTACAAACAGCactaagtaatttccacgagccCATTAAAGAACCCCAAAATGGGCCAAAGGCTTTATCAGCCCAAATGACAAATCCACCATTACCTGGGAAAGTAGTGGCAAGTTCAGCTGTAACAAGAGCTTCAGGTACACTCCAAATAAATGGGAAGATTAAAAATCCAAGAATTGCTAGTAAAGGACCAGCTGCACCAATTGCTGCTTCTGCACCATAAGGCCCACCAGAAACCTCAAAAAAGATTATGAATATAAGTGGGATTAGAGCTAATTTCATGGATTTTTTTGTGGGGGTGGGGGTTGGGGTTTTGGgggtgttgggttgttcttcatCTTCAAGAAGGGATTGAGATGAAGAAGAGATTTGAGGAGGTGTCATTCTGAGTTGTTGCAATGGAAGAGAGAGACTTTTTTGCCTTTTTCTCTTTCCAAAGATGGGAATTTGAAGGTTGTATAGTGAAGATTTGGTGGAAGAGAAGATTCTTTTATATCTAGATTTAGATGCAATTTGAGTACTATATTATTGTTGGGTCCAATTTTGacattttcattgttatatggaTTGTGATCCTAAAACTTCTCATGTTAGCTTTTTGTTCTAATTTTTGGTCAAACGGAAAAAAATATCAACTCTTATTTGTTCAGTAtaccaaatatatattttacttttatttatccATATTAgcaaatcaagaaaaaatttaattttattttattttatccttattATTAACTAATTATATCCCAAATTATTTTCTACTCTCTTCGATCTACTTTAAGTAATTTTTTGGTTCTCTTTTGTGATCCACGATATTTAATTCTTTTCATATATCATGAGGGAATTAACTTTTTATTTCCAAAGTTTTCCTTGGAGTAAAGAGCCTAGGAgtagtttgttatattttcaaagcaaattaaggttaatattatcaatttctttattaattaatgctaaaatgtgaatttcttaatatgtgcGAAAAATGCCAAACATTACTTAAAGTGGACCGGAAGgagtaatattttttgaaatatttttattattacggataaagttataaaatacacactttatttattttttcttaaaaagggTAATGTCAAAAGTGAACAACTAAAAATAAACCGAGAGAATACAATATTTTTATGTAATGTGAAtctgaatcatatcaaattaGCAACTTCTGGTACATATCAAGAGCATATTATTTTGAGCTTCCTGACATAAGTGGCCAAAACATATATTAGTCGATGGCCAAAAGTTTTACATTATAATTtttagccaaaaacaaataacaTATGCTAACCAACAAATAGTTTTAAGCGCCCTTTTGTCCCTCATTCACTAGTCCTTTCCTTCTAACCAACAGTAACAATTGCCTGATTTTTAGAAATACAATTAGTTGATTTTAGATAAAAACAATGAAAGCATCTCgaaaaatagtaaagataaatTTGCAATGAGAAATTACTATTTTGATGCACCTAACATAGAAAAATCAAAGGACTTATAACTCTTCCTCATTGGCGGCCTTAGCCATTATCGATCACATTAACTTCTCTTTTACAATTCCATCTCTTCTTTTATTGGCTCACCAAAAATAACCCAAAGACCGGAAAATTCTCATAGTTaaaattgtgtgtgtgtgtgtgtgtgtgtgtgtgtgtgtgtgtgtgtatatatatatatatatatatatatatatatatatatatatatatatatatatgggtcattcctattttaatttgattattatttattagactgaaaaataaaagaatgctATCGAAAAGTTATAGTTTTCGGTCATTATATTTTTATGTGAGTTACTAGCAGTTTTTATGAACTTTATGTGAGAAAACATAGTTATATGactttgataaaaaaaattataattatatgaCCATTTGTTAAATTTATCTTTCACTATCACGAGCCTACCCTTTTTCCAAAGATATATATTTAAAAGCATTTCTTTATATGGAGAAAATCCTTTAtgtataaaaaaaacaaaaagaactaTCAATCGCTAAAATGCAAGTGTGGtgtttggtgtcattttctgtgatgatccaaaaggtcatcttatattttagaactcgaatttgcactcttaaaccttaaaaatcttatttttacccttctcgattttgcgtgcgcagtccgggtatgtttccggaaagcttttatgttgaaaatcgatgaaaataagaatttatgccttaaaagttgattttagttaatttcggttaatatttttggtaaacgagccCGTATCTATagtttgacggtcccggtgggtccgtatcaaattatgggacctgggcgtatgaccggaatcgaatttggagatccctagctcaagttatgaatttttgatgaaaattaaaagtttggaaattatttgtttttaagaattgattgatatttggcattgttagtatcgggtctatagtttggttttggagcccggtacaggttcattatgatatttaagacatgtctgtgaaatttggtgagaaacggagttgatttgacgtgattcgggcgtccagttgagaagattagAATTTTTAAAGcattcttgagaatttcatttgatttggtgctaaattcggagttctaggtgttattctaccgatttgatcgtgcgagtagatccgtatgatatttttagacttgtgtgcatgtttggtttggtgccccgagggctcgggttagtttcggataagctacggggtgatttgcacttagaaaatctGAGATTGTGCTGTAGCAGCTGTTCAGGTGTGCCCTTCTTCACGTTTGCATAGgtagtgtcgcgaacgcgaaaagtAAAAtgggggcagaaaaattttctacttcgcgaatgcgaaggactggtcgcgaacgcgaagcgttaGGGGTggtacccttcgtgaacgcgatctgtctcacgcgaacgcgatagtttaagggacctgggggagggggtcatgttcttctatgcgaacgcgtccactaggtcgcgaacgcgaaggcttgggggAGCTGCCTTACGCGAACGTATAGAAAGACTTGCGAAGGCCTCAGGCCGCTGTGCATCGTGAtcgcgacaggcctctcgcgaacgcgatgaaggcttGTCCAGCGACTTAAAACAGACTctaaacacgggtttaagccattttttcaatatttttcaagaaccaaacgggtagaggggATTTTCCAAGatccatttcttccccaaattgttggtaagtgattctaaatcattttctttcaattacccattatatttcttgaattatcaacctaaaatctaaaattttcatggtagaattaggggttagggtagaaactagaaattttggggatttagacctcgatttgaggtcggattccaaaactaattatatattcgggctcgggggtgaatgggtaaaagaattttgatccgaatctcgggttttgaccaagcgggcccggagtcgatttttcgactttttggagaaaaaatttgggaaatttaatttatgaaatataagtgattcctttagaaatatttgatattatttagtcatttttgaatagatacgagtggtttggaggtgaattccaaagaaaaagctgtgattgagaattaagtggcattCGGAGCAAGGTGaatgttgtgtctaactttggcttgagggaataggtattgtgtgagtatttgctacgtgtaTTGTTGTTGAATAtaatgtatagttgaggtgacgagcatctatgcattgtggttgagtcatAGCATGtgagtgaaattccattcttgcaaatttgtagtcttaaatcttgttatccatgcttattgttgttgttgaaatgttgggagacttgtatccggttccaccaaggttgataaaattgtgaatattgattcgaggttaagatattaaattgtgaaagtaatcattgatgaaatattattttctttgtaaaacttctctctatccgttattattgattctgtgattggtgaggaggagtgtaaagcacgaagggtgatgtcgtgcatgcattatttatattgtgaaaaagaatgtaaagcacgaagggcgatgccgtgtatattatgagagatttaaagcacgaagggtgacgtcgtatatattatgagagattcaaagcacgaagggtgatgtcgtgtatattatgagaggtttaaagcacgaagggtgatgccgtgtatattatgagaggtttaatgtacgaaggatgatgtcgtaccgttctatttatttatttggtgaggttgagagtaaaagcacaaagggtgatgccgtgcagttttccttgttgttttaattgctcaattcgtttaaggattttcggtaaTTCTGCCTTTTCATtgttctcactctttatgttgtattcctcCACTGTATATTCCCTTcacattatttctgcgttatttctttatcCCCCACTATATGTTCCTTTCCCATTATTTCtgtgttatttctttatttactgttgttgccactagcatgattatactgttcaggttatatgtgggtgtcttgacctagcctcgtcactacttcggcgAGGTTatactcgacacttaccagtatatggggtcggttgtactgatgctgcactctgcactttctgtgcagactttGATACCGGTTCGGGTTGGTCGAGATTTTGcaattggtccgctgtccggagactcaaggtagatctgtcggcgttcacagaccttgaagtccccgcctatcttttctgttctactgtttctttcattcagacagttgtatttctttcagattattacttgtagtaaattctagaatgctcgtgaattgtgactccagatccgggtggtagtaattaatacagttttataattttttgcacttattatattttaccttagttaattattgttaattactgaattgaaataagaaattggttaatgattctctaacgttggcttgcctaacaagtaaaatgttaggcgacATCACGGTCCCGTCGATGGGAAATTTCGGATCATGACATTTTCTTTCAAGAAATACCCTAAATAGAGGAATCGAGTATGAAAATAAGATACATTATATTAGTTGAACTCTGTGGTGGATCATCAATGTGTGCAAAATATGGTTGCATCATTAATTTGAAAAATGCATAATcttcactatacaaaatagattgtcactatataaaaaatatactaaatagactgtcactatacaatttatatacaatagactctcactatacaaaatagattgtctctatacaaaaatatacaaaatagactgtcactgtacaatttatatacaatagactgtcacgatacaaaatatatacaaaatagtttgtcactatacaaaatatatatactaaatagactgtcattatacaaaaaatatactaagtaGACTGTATTCAAAATAggttgtcactatacaaaaaatatattaaatagtCTTTCACTATACAATTGATATATAATAGagtgtcactatacaaaatatatacaaaatagactgtcactgtaccatttatatacaatagactgtcattatataaaaaaatactaaatagactgtcccaatataaaatatatacaaaataggtTGTCACCatacaaaatacaaaattgactgtcactatacaaaaaatatacaaaatagacatttcgaactattagatgtaatatgtttgggccgaAAGAACATTTAGGATCAATGAAAAAAAATAtgagctattaaaattttgaggggctatagagAGTCATTTTCTCTAATATTTTGGTCATGTCCTTGAAAAAATAAGCTGCTTGAAAGTCATTTGAGATTTACTTAGATGCAGGGATAATCAGTGTCCAGCTCGAGATGAAATACATCTCGTTTTACTAAAGTTTAtgcaaataaaaaaattatctaatGTCTTTTGTTTTTGGTAAGATTTGAATTATGGTTAATTATATAGATTACAGCCGTAAAAGAAGTACTTAATAGTCATAATTAATCCGACATCTTATAAATTTAGGATCTAAATCTTACCAAAATAGCTTCTTTCTTCTTTCAGCTTTCGTTTTTCATGGAATTACATAGTGATGGCAAAatgattaaaataataataattattcatccatattatccattaaaaaataagttggataataaactttttaaaaatatattaaatatggataagaaccgcattatctatatctatatctatatctatatctatactatattaaaagcacaaaacCCCTTATCGAAatgtcgtttgccttttttaccctttaaaaataatttttttattggttataattataatttaattattctcctaatatttaggactttaaaatcaattaaattttggttacatatatatatatatatatatggaaactcctaaattttaggaatttaaaaCCAAATAAAAACTTACTTATAAatcctttccttatttaaattgtGTAAAGTAATTATAATTTTGTTCTTGTGTGTATTAGATAAGGTGTATATAAACGTGTTAAAAATCTACTAATAAAATTTTAGATCTAATTTTTAAGtcttcaaaaattgaaaattactaTAATATGTAAACCAAACTTACAACATACGAGGACGAGTATGAAAATATATGTAAATAAGTTTAATACGACATGTTTAGCTTTTGAAAATAATAGTAGTATTTTAATTTAAAGTAATAAGTACTATAATGTATTTTAAATTAAGAATACGTTGAATACATATTGTAAATTTATACACATAGTATATCACAAATTCAATTACAATACTCAATAAGTAAAACATATatagaaagaattacaagaaaatacacatgacCTCGCACCATAACAAAAAATAGCCCATGTTTTTTAGTTTTACCCAACCTagcccatattgtacatattttgaaagcactagcaaattcaaaacttgtgttcttacaaccattgcttctaaaagttATGGAGTTTAATAtgtgttctcacaaccattgctttcaTTCTCTCTTCTTGTCATATCTTCTACGTATGCTTCAAGGGGCCGTCCGCCATTGCTGCTTCTTACCCTGTGTCACctggttgcaatgtaagaaaattgaagagtagaagtccaccattgaaggctattcaaagctttgctttcaaaaataggattttttgagtttgttagttgattggattgggtgttattccaattgattaaaaatatcaaaaggagttcaaaatttaaatttgaagtgatttggagtagatttgagcaagatttgagttaaattttagaaaagacgcaaggaagaagacgaagtaagttttttgtataattatgtataatattgtataataatgtatatgagTATATAAGcacatcttatacactattatacacctttatacaagcgtctgtagacgaacttcttccacgattttcagttgcaattcttgttcaaaaccagtccaaatctccattaaatgacttcaaattttatatacaacctccttatactatttctaacaagtctaaataacacctacgctaa is drawn from Nicotiana tabacum cultivar K326 chromosome 9, ASM71507v2, whole genome shotgun sequence and contains these coding sequences:
- the LOC142164311 gene encoding putative polyamine transporter At3g13620; the protein is MTPPQISSSSQSLLEDEEQPNTPKTPTPTPTKKSMKLALIPLIFIIFFEVSGGPYGAEAAIGAAGPLLAILGFLIFPFIWSVPEALVTAELATTFPGNGGFVIWADKAFGPFWGSLMGSWKLLSAVCNLASYPVLCLDYIKLVFPILSSGFPRYIAIFLITMFLSFLNYLGLSIVGYTAVVLGVLSLCPFWLITLFSIPKIDPSRWLSLGQKGVKKDWNLFFNTLFWNLNFWDNASTLAGEVEQPQKTFPKALFSAGIVTCFSYVLPLLGTTGAVPLEQGKWTDGYFANLAAMIAGNWLKYWMELGIVLSVIGLYEAQLSSCAYQILGMAEMGLLPRVFGVRSEWFNTPWIGICVPTLVALVVSYLTFADIVSSVNFLYSLGMLLEFASFLWLRRKMPNAKRPYQVPLSMPGLLVMCFVPSCFLVYVMVVAHRTVYIVSALLTVFAIAWYFFMEFCKTRMWFGFESAQDKVDDEDL